A window from Sphingopyxis alaskensis RB2256 encodes these proteins:
- the pspA gene encoding phage shock protein PspA, with protein sequence MGIFSRTRDIIAANVTDLLDRAEDPEKMIRQIIFEMNETLVEVRASAARTIADQKEMRRHIAKLESLQDSWKEKAELALSKDREDLATAALVEKQKAGDMAERLKAEIAVLDDALSGYEADIAKLQKKLSEARARQSNIVNRLESAENRYRLREMTNGDRVEDAFSRFEILERRVDEAEGRADALGLGYKKSLDEEIAELQAADKVADELAALKAAQAKK encoded by the coding sequence ATGGGTATTTTTTCACGAACCCGCGACATCATCGCCGCCAACGTCACCGACCTGCTCGACCGGGCCGAGGATCCTGAAAAGATGATCCGCCAGATCATCTTCGAGATGAACGAAACGCTTGTCGAAGTTCGCGCTTCCGCCGCCCGCACCATTGCGGACCAGAAGGAGATGCGCCGCCACATCGCCAAACTCGAGAGTCTGCAGGACAGCTGGAAGGAAAAGGCCGAACTCGCGCTGTCGAAGGACCGCGAAGACCTCGCCACCGCCGCGCTCGTCGAAAAGCAGAAGGCCGGCGACATGGCCGAGCGACTCAAGGCCGAGATCGCCGTCCTCGACGACGCGCTGTCCGGTTATGAAGCCGACATCGCCAAGCTTCAGAAAAAGCTGTCGGAAGCGCGCGCGCGCCAGTCGAATATCGTCAACCGCCTCGAAAGCGCCGAGAACCGCTATCGCCTCCGCGAAATGACCAACGGCGACCGCGTCGAAGACGCTTTCTCGCGCTTCGAGATCCTTGAGCGCCGCGTCGACGAAGCCGAGGGCCGGGCCGATGCGCTGGGTCTCGGTTACAAGAAGTCGCTCGACGAAGAGATCGCCGAACTTCAGGCTGCCGA
- a CDS encoding precorrin-2 dehydrogenase/sirohydrochlorin ferrochelatase family protein codes for MHQLPIFLNLTGRTVVLVGEGEAAEAKARLIQRAGGRIISAWEAGATIAFVALGDEAAARAAADALRAHGLLVNVVDRPDLCDFTTPAIVDRAPVTIAIGTGGASAGLAKAIRQRLEALLPARLGDLAGALYAARAAMKARWPVAADRRRAIDAALAPGGALDPLDAGAADRVGEWLAAAAPDRPSRLETIRLTSADPDELTLRAARLLGEADHVFHPPHIPAAILARTRADAARHIAAAPPRESPPGLSLWLEMQVIAL; via the coding sequence ATGCACCAACTCCCCATCTTCCTGAACCTGACCGGCCGCACCGTCGTGCTGGTCGGCGAAGGGGAGGCGGCGGAGGCCAAGGCGCGCCTCATCCAGCGCGCGGGCGGGCGCATCATCTCCGCGTGGGAGGCAGGCGCGACCATCGCCTTCGTCGCGCTGGGCGACGAGGCCGCGGCGCGCGCCGCCGCCGACGCGCTCCGCGCCCACGGCCTGCTCGTCAATGTCGTCGACCGTCCCGATCTCTGCGATTTCACCACCCCGGCGATTGTCGACCGCGCCCCCGTCACCATCGCCATCGGCACCGGCGGCGCGTCGGCGGGGCTCGCCAAAGCGATCCGCCAGCGCCTCGAGGCGCTGCTCCCCGCGCGGCTTGGCGACCTTGCCGGGGCGCTCTACGCCGCGCGCGCCGCGATGAAGGCGCGCTGGCCTGTCGCCGCCGACCGCCGCCGTGCGATCGACGCCGCCCTCGCGCCCGGCGGCGCGCTCGATCCGCTCGACGCCGGCGCGGCGGACCGAGTGGGCGAATGGCTCGCTGCCGCAGCGCCGGATCGGCCATCGCGTCTCGAAACCATTCGCCTGACGAGCGCCGACCCGGACGAGCTCACGCTGCGCGCCGCGCGTCTGCTCGGCGAGGCCGATCATGTCTTTCACCCGCCGCACATCCCCGCCGCGATCCTGGCCCGCACCCGCGCCGACGCGGCGCGCCACATCGCCGCCGCACCGCCGCGGGAATCGCCGCCCGGCCTGTCGTTATGGCTGGAGATGCAGGTCATCGCGCTCTAG
- the lysA gene encoding diaminopimelate decarboxylase codes for MDHFEYRDGVLHAEDIPLPRIAKEIGTPVYVYSRATLERHAQVFADALRDIPRKHIAFAIKCNPNLGVLRVLARQGYGADVVSGGELERALAAGMAAEDIVFSGVGKTRAELAQGLDRGIGQFNIEHEPEGVALSEIAVAKEMTARAVLRVNPDVDAGTHAKISTGKAENKFGVGIDSAPAIFDRLSALPGLKMRGVALHIGSQLTSLDPLEAAFERVGRLVADLRAAGHSITHVDLGGGLGVPYRPEDNPPTPAEYGAMVARVTKDWDVTLMFEPGRVIAGNTGVLLTEVLWVKPGATHPFVIVDAAMNDLARPALYDAWHDFVAVKPTGEKMIASIVGPVCETGDTFARDREIDAVQPGALAVFRTAGAYGATMASTYNSRSLVPEVLVDGDRYITVADRIAAGTIMAAERVPDWID; via the coding sequence ATGGATCATTTTGAATATCGTGACGGCGTCCTCCACGCCGAAGACATCCCGCTGCCGCGTATTGCCAAGGAAATCGGCACCCCCGTCTATGTCTATTCGCGCGCGACGCTCGAACGCCACGCGCAGGTGTTCGCCGACGCGCTCAGGGATATTCCCAGGAAGCACATCGCCTTTGCGATCAAGTGCAACCCCAACCTTGGCGTGCTGCGCGTCCTCGCGCGGCAGGGCTATGGCGCCGACGTCGTGTCGGGCGGCGAACTCGAACGCGCGCTCGCCGCGGGCATGGCGGCGGAGGACATCGTTTTTTCTGGGGTCGGCAAGACGCGCGCCGAGCTGGCGCAGGGGCTCGACCGCGGCATCGGCCAGTTCAACATCGAGCATGAACCCGAGGGCGTCGCGCTGTCCGAAATCGCGGTGGCGAAGGAAATGACCGCGCGCGCGGTGCTGCGCGTCAATCCCGACGTCGATGCCGGCACCCACGCCAAGATTTCGACCGGCAAGGCCGAAAACAAGTTCGGCGTCGGCATCGATTCGGCGCCCGCGATCTTCGACCGGCTCTCGGCGTTGCCGGGGCTCAAGATGCGCGGCGTCGCGCTCCATATCGGCAGCCAGCTCACCAGCCTCGATCCGTTGGAGGCCGCGTTCGAGCGCGTCGGCCGCCTCGTCGCCGACCTGCGCGCTGCGGGGCACAGCATCACCCACGTCGACCTCGGCGGCGGCCTTGGTGTCCCCTATCGGCCGGAGGACAATCCCCCGACTCCGGCCGAATATGGCGCGATGGTCGCACGCGTGACAAAGGATTGGGACGTCACCCTGATGTTCGAGCCCGGCCGCGTCATTGCGGGCAACACCGGCGTGCTCCTGACCGAAGTGCTGTGGGTCAAGCCCGGCGCGACCCACCCCTTCGTCATCGTCGACGCCGCGATGAACGACCTTGCGCGCCCCGCGCTCTACGATGCCTGGCATGATTTTGTCGCGGTGAAGCCGACGGGTGAAAAAATGATCGCGTCGATCGTCGGCCCGGTGTGCGAAACGGGCGACACCTTCGCGCGCGACCGCGAAATCGACGCGGTTCAGCCGGGCGCCCTCGCGGTGTTCCGTACCGCGGGCGCTTATGGTGCGACCATGGCCTCGACCTACAACAGCCGCAGCCTCGTGCCCGAGGTGCTCGTCGATGGTGATCGCTACATCACCGTCGCCGACCGCATCGCCGCGGGCACGATCATGGCGGCGGAGCGCGTCCCCGACTGGATCGATTGA
- the pspF gene encoding phage shock protein operon transcriptional activator, translated as MERETQFIGQSAAFQDAVDRASQAALLDRPVLVIGERGTGKELIAERLHRLSTRWDRPYVIMNCAAMPETLIESELFGHEAGAFTGATRSRAGRFEEADGGTLFLDELATMSMGAQERLLRAVEYGEITRVGASRPIRVDVRIVAATNEHLPALVEENRFRADLLDRLSFEVITLPPLRAREGDIEVLATYFGQRMAAVVGWDEWPGFGPRALAAMEGHDWPGNVRELRNVIERAVYRWGDPTKPIDALSFDPFASPWQPTVRAAKAERANAAASVAAPPAAPSPSPGPVSDLRAAVDSYEKAILADTMARCRYNQKVAAEALGLSYDQIRHALKKHGLNQ; from the coding sequence ATGGAGCGCGAAACGCAATTCATCGGCCAGTCGGCGGCCTTTCAGGACGCGGTCGATCGCGCGAGCCAGGCGGCGCTGCTCGACCGCCCGGTGCTGGTGATCGGCGAGCGCGGGACGGGCAAGGAACTGATCGCCGAGCGCCTGCACCGTCTGTCGACGCGCTGGGATCGGCCTTATGTGATCATGAACTGCGCCGCGATGCCCGAGACGCTGATCGAAAGCGAACTGTTCGGACACGAAGCGGGCGCCTTCACCGGCGCGACGCGCAGCCGCGCGGGACGCTTCGAGGAGGCCGACGGCGGCACGCTCTTTCTCGACGAACTGGCGACCATGTCGATGGGCGCGCAGGAACGGCTGCTCCGCGCGGTCGAATATGGCGAGATCACGCGCGTCGGCGCGTCGCGCCCGATCCGCGTCGATGTGCGCATCGTCGCGGCGACCAACGAGCATCTCCCCGCGCTGGTCGAAGAAAACCGGTTCAGGGCCGACCTGCTCGACCGGCTGTCGTTCGAGGTCATCACCCTGCCCCCCTTGCGCGCACGCGAAGGCGATATCGAGGTGCTTGCCACTTACTTCGGGCAGCGCATGGCGGCGGTCGTCGGCTGGGACGAATGGCCCGGATTCGGCCCGCGCGCGCTGGCGGCGATGGAAGGGCACGACTGGCCGGGCAACGTCCGCGAACTCAGGAACGTCATCGAGCGCGCCGTCTATCGCTGGGGCGATCCGACGAAGCCGATCGACGCATTGAGCTTCGACCCCTTTGCCAGCCCGTGGCAACCCACGGTGCGCGCGGCGAAGGCCGAACGTGCGAACGCCGCGGCGTCCGTCGCCGCCCCTCCCGCCGCGCCGTCACCCTCGCCGGGCCCGGTGAGCGACCTGCGCGCTGCGGTCGACAGCTATGAAAAGGCGATCCTCGCCGACACGATGGCGCGATGCCGCTATAACCAGAAAGTCGCCGCCGAGGCGCTTGGCCTGAGTTACGACCAGATTCGCCACGCGCTGAAAAAACATGGACTGAATCAATGA